In one Diceros bicornis minor isolate mBicDic1 chromosome 2, mDicBic1.mat.cur, whole genome shotgun sequence genomic region, the following are encoded:
- the TMEM108 gene encoding transmembrane protein 108, which produces MKRSLQALYCQLLSFLLILALTEALVFATQEPSPKESLQVLPSGTTPSTMVTALLSSTRHSSVVAAPASVVTPTPYPDGPSSQAEAPMATATPHPDGHPPTNTVSTIMVTAATPHSEGPLPTQPLLAAMATTSSHSEGRPPGEAAPSILLTKPTGATSRPTTAPTRATTRRPPRPPGSSRRGAGSSSRPVPPAPGGYSGRKEGQRGRNHSSTHLGQKRPLGKIFQIYKGNFTGSVEPESSTLTPRNPLWDYLSSPQTQTVAATAAPSKTSWGLPTDPPVPAEDKPGLSRADQGGGSTFTSQGGELNATATSGAPASPQPAPVPSQRPHSDLQDSPSHSDSWLTVTPRTSRPMSASSGVFTAATGPTQAAFDASVSAPSKGIPQGTSSTPQAPARPPRVSESTVSRTEEKAVATPSMPDRVPSPLSTVVSTATGNFLNRLVPAGTWKPGTAANISHVAEGDKPQHRATICLSKMDIAWVILAISVPISSCSVLLTVCCLRRKKKTANPENNLSYWNNAITMDYFSKHAVELPREIQSLGTSEDQLSEPRSPANGDYRDTGMVLVNPFCQETLFVGNDQVSEI; this is translated from the exons GCTTTCTCCTGATCTTGGCACTGACTGAAGCGCTGGTATTTGCCACCCAGGAACCATCTCCCAAGGAATCTCTTCAGGTCCTCCCCTCAGGCACCACCCCAAGCACCATGGTGACAGCACTGCTCAGCTCTACCAGACACTCATCTGTggtggctgcccctgcctccgTGGTGACACCGACCCCCTATCCCGATGGACCCTCCTCACAGGCCGAAGCTCCCATGGCAACGGCAACACCCCATCCAGATGGACACCCTCCTACAAACACCGTCTCCACCATCATGGTGACGGCAGCCACCCCCCATTCTGAAGGCCCCCTGCCCACACAGCCCCTTCTTGCTGCCATGGCAACCACATCCTCTCACTCAGAGGGCCGTCCTCCGGGGGAGGCTGCACCCTCCATTCTGCTGACAAAGCCAACGGGAGCCACCAGCCGCCCCACCACAGCACCCACCCGGGCTACCACGCGCAGGCCCCCCAGGCCCCCAGGCTCCTCCCGAAGGGGGGCCGGTAGTTCATCACGCCCTGTCCCACCTGCACCCGGTGGCTACTCTGGGAGGAAGGAAGGCCAGCGGGGAAGAAATCACAGCTCCACACATCTGGGGCAGAAGCGGCCCCTGGGGAAAATCTTTCAGATCTACAAAGGCAACTTCACAGGGTCTGTGGAGCCTGAGTCCTCCACCCTCACCCCTAGGAACCCACTGTGGGATTACTTGTCCTCACCACAGACCCAGACAGTGGCCGCAACGGCGGCGCCCAGCAAGACCTCGTGGGGACTACCCACTGACCCCCCAGTGCCTGCAGAGGACAAACCAGGCCTTAGCAGAGCAGACCAGGGGGGTGGTTCCACCTTCACCAGCCAAGGAGGGGAGCTGAATGCCACAGCAACCTCAGGTGCCCCTGCCAGTCCACAACCTGCCCCAGTGCCTTCTCAGCGCCCCCACAGTGACCTGCAGGACAGCCCCAGCCACAGTGACTCCTGGCTTACTGTCACCCCTCGTACCAGCAGACCTATGTCTGCCAGCTCTGGGGTCTTTACGGCCGCCACGGGGCCCACCCAGGCTGCCTTCGATGCCAGTGtctcagccccttccaaggggattcCTCAGGGAACATCCTCAACCCCACAGGCCCCAGCCCGCCCCCCCAGGGTCTCAGAAAGCACTGTTTCCCGAACCGAGGAGAAGGCTGTGGCTACCCCCTCCATGCCCGACAGGGTGCCCAGTCCTCTCTCCACAGTGGTGTCTACGGCCACGGGAAACTTCCTCAACCGCCTGGTCCCTGCTGGGACCTGGAAGCCTGGAACAGCAGCGAACATCTCCCATGTGGCCGAAGGGGACAAACCTCAGCACAGAGCCACTATCTGCCTGAGCAAGATGGACATTGCCTGGGTGATCCTGGCCATCAGCGTGCCCATCTCCTCCTGCT CCGTCTTGCTGACAGTGTGCTgcctgaggaggaagaagaagacggCCAACCCAGAGAACAACCTGAGCTACTGGAACAACGCCATCACCATGGACTACTTCAGCAAGCACGCCGTGGAGTTACCACGGGAGATCCAGTCCCTCGGAACCTCTGAG GACCAGCTCTCGGAGCCCCGCTCCCCAGCCAATGGCGACTACAGAGACACCGGGATGGTCCTTGTTAACCCTTTCTGCCAAGAAACGCTGTTTGTGGGAAACGACCAAGTCTCGGAGATCTGA